In one window of Cellulophaga sp. HaHa_2_95 DNA:
- a CDS encoding sulfatase-like hydrolase/transferase has protein sequence MISYKKIILLCAVLSFFLKTNGQEQPNIIVILTDDQGWADVGFNGATDIPTPNLDRIASEGVIFSNGYVSHPYCSPSRAGLLTGRYQARFGHDCNMPYDGKNDATVGTPLSEKMISEALKEQGYRTSAIGKWHLGDHPDLYPPAQGFDHWFGFPGGGMNYWGESKNEIQTIYRNRKVVPEEELTYLTDDFTTEAISFITKKDKKPFFMYLAYNAPHAPDQATKEYLEKTKHIEYAGRSVYAAMVNAVDANVGKIDSTLSANGLKENTILVFLSDNGGRIEHADNKPYRGHKGMLFEGGIKVPFFITWPKKIKEKYTYNKPISSLDLFPTFLNAAGGKAKKESQLDGVDLLPFILQKTQETPHETLFWRSSGNFEYAVRKGNYKLYKSAYKNKTLLFDLEKDHLERYDISNKNPEIIAALEKSYKKWDAKNIAPGWLDPHAENVFKEDKKWQEDRNKSLNKKIK, from the coding sequence ATGATATCCTACAAAAAAATTATATTGCTATGTGCTGTACTCAGTTTTTTCCTGAAGACCAATGGGCAAGAACAACCTAATATTATAGTGATTCTCACAGATGATCAAGGATGGGCAGATGTTGGTTTTAACGGAGCCACAGATATACCTACACCAAATTTAGACAGAATAGCTTCTGAAGGTGTTATTTTTTCTAACGGATATGTATCACATCCTTATTGTAGTCCTTCGCGAGCAGGATTATTAACGGGCCGTTACCAAGCACGTTTTGGCCATGATTGTAATATGCCTTATGATGGAAAAAATGATGCTACTGTAGGCACACCTCTATCAGAAAAAATGATTTCCGAAGCATTGAAAGAGCAAGGATATAGGACCAGTGCAATTGGAAAATGGCATTTGGGAGACCATCCAGATTTATATCCACCAGCACAAGGTTTTGATCACTGGTTTGGTTTTCCTGGAGGCGGTATGAATTATTGGGGCGAATCTAAAAATGAAATTCAGACAATCTATAGAAATAGAAAGGTGGTACCCGAAGAGGAGTTAACCTATTTGACTGATGACTTCACAACTGAAGCCATTAGTTTTATTACCAAAAAAGATAAGAAACCTTTTTTCATGTACCTTGCCTATAATGCACCTCATGCCCCAGATCAAGCAACAAAAGAATACCTTGAAAAAACCAAACATATAGAATATGCTGGTAGAAGTGTATATGCTGCTATGGTTAATGCTGTAGATGCTAATGTTGGTAAAATAGATTCTACATTAAGTGCTAACGGTTTAAAAGAAAACACCATTCTGGTATTTTTAAGTGATAATGGAGGGAGAATAGAACATGCCGATAATAAACCTTATAGAGGCCATAAAGGCATGCTATTTGAAGGCGGAATTAAAGTGCCATTCTTTATCACTTGGCCTAAAAAAATAAAAGAAAAATACACCTATAATAAACCAATATCTTCCTTAGATTTATTCCCTACATTTTTAAATGCAGCTGGCGGTAAAGCAAAAAAAGAAAGTCAATTAGACGGAGTAGACTTACTTCCTTTCATTCTACAGAAAACACAAGAAACTCCTCATGAAACCTTGTTCTGGAGATCATCAGGAAACTTTGAATATGCCGTTAGAAAAGGCAATTACAAGCTCTATAAGAGTGCTTACAAGAACAAAACCTTACTTTTTGATCTTGAAAAAGATCATTTGGAACGTTATGATATTTCAAATAAAAACCCTGAAATTATAGCCGCCTTAGAAAAATCCTACAAAAAATGGGATGCCAAAAACATAGCTCCAGGCTGGTTAGATCCACATGCAGAAAATGTCTTTAAAGAAGACAAAAAATGGCAAGAGGACAGAAACA
- the galB gene encoding beta-galactosidase GalB, with the protein MKALKLTPLIILFISIFISSCQEKAIEVIADQEFNKDWLFLKDTVPNGEAINLDDSTWRKLDVPHDWAIEGPFNNKNNARNGGLPIDGIAWYRKHFTLEAKNKNKQVAIEFDGVMDNSKIYVNGNFVGERHYGYSGFEFDITPYIKFGEDNIIAVQLAPEVLSERWYPGAGIYRNVRLKLNEKVHIPQWGTFISTPEVTSEKATVTIKTTLKNATDKPQEIFLETTIVDASNKTMGISTETIEVANDSEKQLTQNMTVVNPSLWDIGKPNLYKAISRVKIKDQIVDEFETEFGIRTIEFKKEGFFLNGKAVELNGVCMHHDLGPLGAAVNYRATERQMQIMQEMGANALRTSHNPPSPEMLQVCDRLGIVVIDEAFDEWKEPKVPNGYSKYFDQWAEKDLRDMIKRDRNHPSVIMWSIGNEILEQGKKDGWKIAKMLNDICHDEDDSRPTTAGFNYYPASFVNQLAAQIDVVGVNYKPAYYEEIREQNPDMIFYGSETSSQTSTRGFYEVPQDFHVNKETNQVSSYDVTVGPPWAYAPDIEFEAQEKNPHSLGEFIWTGFDYLGEPTPYGGRDNSTNGYWNDDWPSHASYFAPVDLVGFPKDRFYLYQSQWTTEPMVHVLPHWNWEGREGQTIPVYAYTNADEVELFVNGISFGKKVKGKDLTDVFTEYNGFEKGIYKSKYRLSWQVPYQPGSLKVVAYTNGNQVASKELKTAGKPAKISLVADRTKIKADGKDLSFITVRIEDEEGNLCPASDNLIKFKVEGSGNLAAVGNGNSASLESFQENYIKSFFGKSLAIIKGTENKGEITITATGEHLTTATLTIKTE; encoded by the coding sequence ATGAAAGCTTTAAAACTTACCCCATTGATCATTTTGTTCATATCTATTTTTATATCTTCCTGCCAAGAGAAGGCCATAGAAGTTATAGCCGATCAAGAATTTAATAAAGATTGGCTTTTTTTAAAAGATACCGTACCAAATGGTGAAGCCATAAATTTAGATGATAGTACCTGGCGAAAACTAGACGTACCTCATGACTGGGCTATAGAAGGTCCTTTTAATAATAAAAATAATGCCCGAAATGGCGGGTTACCTATAGATGGTATTGCATGGTACAGAAAACACTTTACCCTTGAAGCTAAAAATAAAAATAAGCAAGTAGCCATTGAATTTGATGGGGTCATGGATAATTCTAAAATATATGTAAATGGAAATTTTGTGGGTGAACGTCACTATGGGTATAGTGGTTTTGAGTTTGACATCACTCCATATATAAAATTTGGTGAAGACAATATTATTGCTGTACAGCTTGCTCCTGAAGTTTTATCAGAAAGATGGTATCCTGGAGCCGGTATTTATCGAAACGTACGCTTAAAATTAAATGAGAAAGTACATATCCCACAATGGGGAACATTTATTTCTACTCCAGAAGTTACTTCAGAAAAAGCAACCGTAACGATTAAAACAACGTTGAAAAATGCTACCGATAAACCTCAAGAGATCTTTCTAGAAACTACGATTGTTGATGCTTCCAATAAAACTATGGGCATATCAACCGAAACCATTGAAGTAGCAAATGATTCTGAAAAGCAATTAACACAAAACATGACGGTTGTAAACCCAAGCCTTTGGGATATTGGCAAGCCTAATTTATATAAAGCCATAAGCCGCGTAAAAATAAAAGATCAAATTGTGGATGAATTTGAAACGGAATTTGGAATTAGAACTATCGAATTTAAAAAAGAAGGTTTCTTTTTAAATGGAAAAGCGGTGGAACTTAATGGCGTTTGTATGCATCACGATTTAGGCCCTTTAGGAGCTGCTGTAAATTACAGAGCAACAGAGCGCCAGATGCAAATTATGCAAGAGATGGGAGCCAATGCATTACGTACCAGTCACAATCCTCCATCACCAGAAATGCTACAAGTATGTGATAGATTAGGTATTGTGGTTATCGACGAAGCTTTTGATGAGTGGAAAGAACCAAAAGTTCCTAATGGCTATAGCAAATATTTTGACCAATGGGCAGAAAAAGATTTGCGTGATATGATTAAGAGAGATCGCAACCACCCTTCAGTAATTATGTGGAGTATAGGTAATGAAATCTTAGAACAAGGCAAAAAAGACGGTTGGAAAATTGCCAAAATGCTGAATGATATTTGTCATGATGAGGATGATTCTAGACCCACAACTGCTGGTTTTAATTATTACCCAGCTTCTTTCGTAAATCAATTAGCCGCTCAGATAGATGTTGTTGGAGTTAATTACAAACCAGCATATTATGAAGAAATCAGGGAACAGAATCCTGATATGATTTTTTATGGATCAGAAACATCGTCACAAACATCTACAAGAGGTTTTTATGAAGTTCCTCAAGATTTCCATGTCAATAAAGAAACCAACCAAGTTTCTAGTTATGATGTAACTGTTGGTCCGCCTTGGGCCTATGCGCCAGATATTGAGTTTGAAGCTCAAGAAAAAAACCCACATTCTTTAGGAGAGTTTATATGGACAGGCTTTGACTATTTAGGAGAACCTACGCCTTATGGTGGTAGAGACAATTCTACGAATGGTTATTGGAATGATGATTGGCCCTCTCATGCCTCTTACTTTGCTCCTGTTGATTTAGTTGGTTTTCCTAAAGACCGTTTTTATTTATACCAAAGTCAATGGACAACCGAACCTATGGTTCATGTTCTACCACATTGGAATTGGGAAGGCAGAGAAGGGCAAACCATACCTGTTTATGCCTATACCAATGCAGATGAAGTGGAGTTATTCGTAAACGGAATATCTTTTGGAAAAAAAGTAAAAGGTAAAGATCTAACAGACGTTTTTACAGAATATAATGGCTTTGAGAAAGGCATTTACAAATCTAAATACAGACTATCTTGGCAGGTGCCATACCAACCTGGGAGCTTAAAAGTGGTGGCATACACCAATGGAAATCAAGTAGCTTCTAAAGAACTAAAAACGGCGGGAAAACCTGCTAAAATTTCATTAGTAGCCGATAGAACTAAAATTAAGGCAGATGGTAAAGACCTATCGTTTATCACGGTACGTATTGAAGACGAAGAGGGTAATTTATGCCCTGCATCGGATAATTTGATTAAGTTTAAAGTGGAAGGATCTGGTAATTTAGCAGCGGTTGGAAATGGTAATTCTGCGTCACTAGAATCTTTTCAGGAAAACTACATCAAATCATTTTTCGGTAAAAGTTTAGCCATTATAAAAGGTACTGAAAACAAAGGGGAGATTACTATTACGGCAACCGGAGAACATTTAACTACAGCAACATTAACCATTAAAACAGAGTAA